CCGGACGATCAGGCGCTGGTGGCCGACACCCGCCAGGCGGTGCAGGAGCTGGCCCAGCAAGGCATTCACAGCCACTGCATCAGCCTGGACCCGCAGGCCGACGCCTATGTGCATGACATCTTTGGCCAGCATGCCACCGTGGTGGACCGGGTCGAGCAACTGCCCGAGCGGCTGACACGCCTGTTCGTCAGCCTGACACGCTGATCCGGGGGAAGAAAACGCATAAAAACAGCCGTTTGCGCAAGTTGCATATGCATTGATTGCTATCAAAAAATGAGTTCTATAAAGACACGGCAGGAAACTCCGTGTCTTTTTTCGTTTCTGGTTGACAAACCGGGTGGCTGGCAAGCGCAGCGCAGAGACGCTGCGCCTGCATCACCGCCGTTTCTATCGTCTGAATACATGGCTTGCAAAAGTTACCAGTAACTGCAAGCCAACTATCCACCTGCCGCTGGATCAATCTGGACAGTGATTTTTCCAACGCTTATTTCTTCAATAAAAACAAGCACTTAAATCAAGTATTCAGGGTATTCCCGTGGTTTTTGTTATTTGGCGCGTGAATTGCAAAACAGAACGTGCCTGCGCATGAAGCCAGGACGTGACATCCGGTGTATTGAACATCCGGATGGTTGGCAAAGAGCAAGAAGCAACTGGAGACATCCCACAATGGAAACCTTTTACGAGGTGATGCGCCGCCAAGGCATATCCCGCCGCAGTTTTTTGAAATACTGCTCCCTGACCGCCACGTCCCTGGGTCTTGGCTCGTCCTTCGTGCCGCAGATCGCCCATGCGATGGAAACCAAGCCGCGCACCCCGGTGCTGTGGCTGCATGGCCTGGAATGCACCTGCTGCTCGGAGTCCTTCATCCGTTCCGCGCACCCGCTGGCCAAGGATGTGGTGCTGTCCATGATCTCGCTCGACTATGACGACACGCTGATGGCGGCCGCCGGCCACCAGGCCGAGGCCATCCTTGAAGAAATCATGGTCAAGTACAAGGGCAACTACATCCTGGCGGTCGAAGGCAACCCGCCCCTGAACCAGGATGGCATGAGCTGCATCATCGGCGGCAAGCCCTTCATCGAGCAGCTCAAGCATGTGGCCAAGGACGCCAAGGCCATCATTTCCTGGGGCTCGTGCGCCTCATGGGGCTGCGTGCAGGCCGCCAAGCCCAACCCGACCCAGGCCACGCCGATTCACAAGGTCATCTTCGACAAGCCGATCATCAAGGTGCCGGGCTGCCCGCCGATTGCCGAGGTGATGACCGGCGTGATCACCTACATGCTGACCTTCGACCGGATTCCCGAGCTGGACCGCCAGGGCCGGCCCAAGATGTTCTACAGCCAGCGCATCCACGACAAATGCTACCGCCGCTCCCACTTTGACGCCGGCCAGTTCGTCGAGAAGTTCGACGACGAGTCGGCGCGCAAGGGCTACTGCCTCTACAAGGTCGGCTGCAAGGGACCGACGACGTACAACGCCTGCTCGACCACGCGCTGGAACGAAGGCACGAGCTTTCCGATCCAGGCCGGCCACGGCTGCATCGGCTGCTCGGAAGACGGCTTCTGGGACAAGGGCTCGTTCTACGACCGACTGACCGGCGTGGACCAGTTCGGCATCGAGGCCAACGCCGACAAGGTCGGCGGCGCTGCGGCCGGCGTCGTCGGCGCTGCCGCCGTGGCGCATGCCGCCGTGTCGGCCATCAAGCGGGCCACGCAAAAAAGCGACAAGCCCAAGAGTGACGCGGCGCTGTCCGATCACTGACGCGCCAACCCAACGACAACCAAGGACTAGAAATGGGTGCTTACGAAACTCAAGGCTTCAAGATGGACAACTCCGGCCGCCGCGTGGTGGTGGACCCGGTGACCCGCATCGAAGGCCATATGCGCTGCGAGGTCAACCTCGACAGCAACAACGTGATCCGCAACGCGGTCTCCACCGGCACCATGTGGCGCGGGCTGGAGGTGATTCTCAAGGGCCGCGATCCGCGCGACGCCTGGGCGTTTGTCGAGCGCATCTGCGGCGTCTGCACCGGCTGCCATGCGCTGGCCTCGGTGCGCGCGGTGGAAGATGCGCTGGGCATCGTGATTCCGAAGAACGCCTACCTGATCCGCGAGATCATGGCCAAGACGCTGCAGGTGCATGACCATGCGGTGCATTTCTACCACCTGCATGCGCTGGACTGGGTGGATGTGGTGTCAGCCCTGAAAGCCGACCCGAAAAAGACCTCGGAGCTGCAGCAGACGGTATCGCCGAGCCACCCGATGTCCTCGCCCGGCTATTTTCGCGACATCCAGAACCGGCTGAAGAAGTTTGTCGAAAGCGGCCAGCTCGGCCCCTTCATGAACGGCTATTGGGGAAGCAAAGCCTATGTGCTGCCGCCCGAGGCCAACCTGATGGCGGTCACGCATTACCTCGAAGCGCTGGACCTGCAAAAGGAATGGGTCAAGATCCACACCATTTTCGGCGGCAAGAACCCGCACCCGAACTACCTGGTGGGCGGCATGCCCTGCGCCATCAACCTGGACAAGGACGGGGCTGCGGGCGCCCCGGTCAACATGGAAAGGCTGAACTTCATCGAGGCGCGCATCCGGGAGATGATCGAGTTCAACAACAACGTCTATATTCCGGACGTGCTGGCCATCGGCACCCTGTACAAGAATGCCGGCTGGCTCTACGGCGGCGGCCTGGCGGCCACCAACGTGATGGACTACGGCACCTATGAAAAGGTCATGGGCGACCGCAGCACCCAGAAGCTGCCGGGCGGCGCGATCCTTAACGGCAACTGGGACCAGATCCTGCCGGTCGATGTGCGCGACCCGGAACAGGTCCAGGAATTCGTCACCCACAGCTGGTACAAGTACGGCGACGAAACCAAGGGGCTGCACGGCTGGGACGGCGTGACCGAACCCAACTACGTTCTGGGCGCAAAGACCAAGGGCACGCGCACCAACATCCAGGAAATCGACGAAAGCGCCAAGTACTCGTGGGTCAAGTCGCCACGCTGGCGCGGCCATGCGATGGAAGTCGGGCCGTTGTCGCGCTACATCCTGGGCTACGCGCACGCCCAGCAGGGCAACAAGAATTGCCAGCGGGTCAAGGAGCAGATCGACAGCTCCGCCCAGATCATCAACCACACCTTCCCCAAGGCGCTGGGCATACCGGAAACGCAGTACACCGTCAAGCAGCTGATGCCGACGACGATAGGCCGGACCCTGGCGCGCGCGCTGGAGTCGCAGTACTGCGCCGAGATGATGATGGACGACTTCAAGGAAATGGTCGCCAACATCAAGGCCGGCGATGTCGCCACCGCCAACGTCGAGAAATGGGACCCGGCCACCTGGCCCAAGGAGGCCAAGGGCGTGGGCGTGGTGGCCGCGCCGCGCGGCGCGCTCGGGCACTGGATCAAGATCAAGGACGGGCGCATCGAGAACTACCAGTGCGTGGTGCCCAGCACCTGGAACGCGAGCCCGCGCGACCACAAGGGCCAGATCGGCGCGTTCGAGGCCAGCCTGATGAACACGCCGGTGGCTGACCCGGAGCAACCCGTGGAAATCCTGCGCACGCTGCATTCCTTCGACCCGTGCATGGCCTGCTCTACCCATGTGATGAGCCCGGACGGCCAGGAACTGACCTCCGTCAAAGTCCGGTAAGCACGGCTTCACCCCACCCCATCATTTCGAGGAGTTCCTTCATGCTCAAACTCAATTCCCGGCGCCTGGCCACTGCTGCTGCGCTGGTGCTGGCCGCCGGTACGGCCCAGGCCCATCCGGGTCACGGCGCGGCAGGCTTTGCCGACGCGCTGGCCCATCCCTTCATGGGGCTGGACCATTTGCTGGCCATGGTGGCTGTCGGCGCCTGGTCGGTGGCGGCCTTGCCGGCGGGACGGCGGCTGGCCGGCCCGGCCGTCTTTTTGCTGATGCTGCTCGCTGGCGTGGCACTGGCCTGGTCGGGTGTCATGCTGCCCGGCGTCGAAGCCGGCGTGGCCATCAGTGTGACGCTGTTCGGCGTCATGCTGCTGGCAGGCCGCCGCCTGCCGGCTGTGCCCGGCCTGCTGATGGTTGGCGCGGCGGCCTTGCTGCATGGCAGCGCGCACGGCAGCGAACTGGTTCCGGGCACGGACATGCTGGTCACGGCATCGGGCATCGCGCTCGCCTCGG
This DNA window, taken from Polaromonas hydrogenivorans, encodes the following:
- a CDS encoding hydrogenase small subunit, with the protein product METFYEVMRRQGISRRSFLKYCSLTATSLGLGSSFVPQIAHAMETKPRTPVLWLHGLECTCCSESFIRSAHPLAKDVVLSMISLDYDDTLMAAAGHQAEAILEEIMVKYKGNYILAVEGNPPLNQDGMSCIIGGKPFIEQLKHVAKDAKAIISWGSCASWGCVQAAKPNPTQATPIHKVIFDKPIIKVPGCPPIAEVMTGVITYMLTFDRIPELDRQGRPKMFYSQRIHDKCYRRSHFDAGQFVEKFDDESARKGYCLYKVGCKGPTTYNACSTTRWNEGTSFPIQAGHGCIGCSEDGFWDKGSFYDRLTGVDQFGIEANADKVGGAAAGVVGAAAVAHAAVSAIKRATQKSDKPKSDAALSDH
- a CDS encoding nickel-dependent hydrogenase large subunit, with product MGAYETQGFKMDNSGRRVVVDPVTRIEGHMRCEVNLDSNNVIRNAVSTGTMWRGLEVILKGRDPRDAWAFVERICGVCTGCHALASVRAVEDALGIVIPKNAYLIREIMAKTLQVHDHAVHFYHLHALDWVDVVSALKADPKKTSELQQTVSPSHPMSSPGYFRDIQNRLKKFVESGQLGPFMNGYWGSKAYVLPPEANLMAVTHYLEALDLQKEWVKIHTIFGGKNPHPNYLVGGMPCAINLDKDGAAGAPVNMERLNFIEARIREMIEFNNNVYIPDVLAIGTLYKNAGWLYGGGLAATNVMDYGTYEKVMGDRSTQKLPGGAILNGNWDQILPVDVRDPEQVQEFVTHSWYKYGDETKGLHGWDGVTEPNYVLGAKTKGTRTNIQEIDESAKYSWVKSPRWRGHAMEVGPLSRYILGYAHAQQGNKNCQRVKEQIDSSAQIINHTFPKALGIPETQYTVKQLMPTTIGRTLARALESQYCAEMMMDDFKEMVANIKAGDVATANVEKWDPATWPKEAKGVGVVAAPRGALGHWIKIKDGRIENYQCVVPSTWNASPRDHKGQIGAFEASLMNTPVADPEQPVEILRTLHSFDPCMACSTHVMSPDGQELTSVKVR
- a CDS encoding HupE/UreJ family protein; amino-acid sequence: MLKLNSRRLATAAALVLAAGTAQAHPGHGAAGFADALAHPFMGLDHLLAMVAVGAWSVAALPAGRRLAGPAVFLLMLLAGVALAWSGVMLPGVEAGVAISVTLFGVMLLAGRRLPAVPGLLMVGAAALLHGSAHGSELVPGTDMLVTASGIALASAVLHALGLMAGIRLQAMGSWATQLTAALLGSSGLVMLATRL